In one window of bacterium HR17 DNA:
- the galE_1 gene encoding UDP-glucose 4-epimerase, giving the protein MRVVITGGAGFLGLHLSRRLLASGHEVVVLDIAPFDPSEYATLGEPLPNGWERRLNIVCGDVRDAATVRSALRGADAVVHAAAALPLWHPRDIFTVNVTGTQIVLDEACALGVDRVIFISSTSVYGIPEKHPLYEDDPLDGVGPYGKSKIWAERLCLAARRAGMVVPIIRPKTFVGPGRLGVFQILFDWIERGKPIPVIGSGTNRYQLLDVDDLTDAIERSVMLPAERVNTTFNIGAERFGTVREDVQTLCDHAGTGAFVVPTPPALVKSVLRVLETLRLSPLYKWVYGTADKDSFVAIERAKALLNWRPRYSNAEALCRTYDWYQAHKAMLDRREGVTHRVAWRQGALRWVRDILPSGKKRVTPKV; this is encoded by the coding sequence ATGCGTGTGGTTATTACTGGCGGCGCTGGATTTTTGGGCTTGCACCTTTCGCGCCGGCTGTTAGCGAGCGGGCACGAGGTCGTTGTTTTGGACATCGCCCCCTTTGATCCGTCGGAATACGCAACGCTGGGTGAACCCTTGCCGAACGGATGGGAACGACGGCTCAATATCGTGTGCGGTGATGTGCGGGACGCAGCCACCGTGCGGTCAGCGTTGCGGGGCGCCGACGCGGTCGTTCACGCCGCAGCCGCTCTCCCGCTGTGGCATCCCCGCGACATTTTCACGGTCAATGTAACGGGCACCCAAATCGTTTTGGATGAAGCCTGCGCGTTAGGTGTAGACCGCGTTATCTTCATCTCGTCCACTTCTGTCTACGGCATCCCCGAAAAACATCCGCTCTACGAGGACGACCCGTTGGACGGCGTAGGACCTTACGGCAAAAGCAAGATTTGGGCGGAACGGCTTTGCCTTGCAGCGCGGCGAGCCGGCATGGTGGTGCCGATCATTCGCCCTAAAACTTTCGTCGGTCCTGGAAGGTTGGGGGTGTTTCAGATCCTGTTTGATTGGATTGAGCGGGGCAAGCCGATCCCTGTCATCGGGAGCGGCACAAACAGGTACCAGTTGCTGGATGTGGATGACCTCACGGACGCGATAGAACGGTCGGTGATGTTGCCTGCCGAACGGGTGAACACGACTTTCAACATCGGTGCGGAGCGGTTTGGGACGGTGCGTGAAGATGTGCAAACGCTATGCGATCACGCCGGGACAGGGGCGTTCGTTGTCCCAACCCCCCCAGCGTTGGTCAAGTCGGTGCTGCGGGTCTTGGAGACCCTGCGGCTATCGCCGCTTTACAAGTGGGTTTACGGCACCGCCGATAAAGACTCCTTCGTCGCCATAGAACGCGCCAAAGCCTTGCTCAACTGGCGCCCGCGCTACAGCAACGCGGAGGCGTTGTGTCGCACTTACGACTGGTATCAAGCGCACAAAGCGATGTTAGACCGCCGCGAGGGGGTCACGCACCGCGTGGCATGGCGGCAGGGCGCTTTGCGCTGGGTTCGGGACATCCTGCCGTCGGGTAAAAAGCGGGTGACCCCAAAGGTTTGA